A single Chanos chanos chromosome 8, fChaCha1.1, whole genome shotgun sequence DNA region contains:
- the cfap418 gene encoding cilia- and flagella-associated protein 418 — MADDLDDLLDEVETKFCCNTLLSAQPLSNFKRDQKCSQSEKIGSTSGATRPQTPKETDNEIENLIQEILEDEDYLPVSSDKSMQVTADSRNPLPQTKLRKCYPVFLGGSSVATGVGTGISQRACNELRCTSCDFRIAIFDDYEWDSSCDYLFFRNNMPDHHKLKAKLKRRKGARAYACQCSWHSALALTDLREQHQLKWVCGKH; from the exons ATGGCGGATGACTTGGATGACTTACTGGACGAGGTCGAAACAAAGTTTTGTTGTAACACTTTGTTATCTGCACAACCCCTCAGCAATTTTAAAAGGGACCAGAAATGTTCGCAGTCTGAGAAGATAGGCTCAACAAGCGG CGCCACACGACCACAGACACCTAAAGAAACAGATAATGAAATCGAGAACCTGATTCAAGAGATACTGGAAGATGAGGATTACCTTCCTGTGAGTTCAGAT AAATCCATGCAAGTCACGGCTGACTCAAGAAATCCATTGCCACAAACAAAGTTAAGAAA ATGTTACCCAGTGTTTTTGGGAGGAAGCTCAGTAGCGACTGGAGTTGGAACAGGTATATCACAAAg AGCCTGCAATGAGCTAAGATGTACATCTTGTGATTTCCGCATTGCCATATTCGATGATTATGAGTGGGACAGTTCATGTGATTATCTCTTTTTCAG gAATAACATGCCAGACCATCATAAGCTGAAAGCCAagctgaagaggaggaagggggCGCGGGCGTACGCCTGCCAGTGTAGCTGGCATTCTGCCCTTGCCCTCACAGATTTGAGAGAGCAGCACCAACTTAAATGGGTTTGTGGCAAACATTAA